The Triticum urartu cultivar G1812 chromosome 6, Tu2.1, whole genome shotgun sequence genome includes the window GGTTTCTACTCGTACTAGACAGCCACCGCATGCACACCAAGCGAGAGCCATCTTGATCCGACATTTGCGAGTGTGCCATGCACAAGCTTCAAAACGCGATCATATGTCAACTTACCATTTATGTGTATAGATAAGCACTAGCTTCCAAATGAACTAGGTACTAGCTGGATTAGATTAGCAGAACTGTACTGACAATTAGAGCGATGTGTCGAGCTTCCTTATTTGATGGCCTGCATGCATGTGAGACAGTTGCTGCTCTTGTTTATCTTTCGTACAGTAGATACATGTGCACTGCTGAACCATATCAACTTGCTTTTATGTACCGAAAAAaactttcgccccgctttatattataaagcaacTGCCCAAGCCAAACATCCAACAAAATtaaaacacacacacaaaagTCACACCGAGACGAGGAATCCAAGGGTTAGTGCTTTTATGTATACATATCCATTGCCACAAATTCAACTTGGTGCATGCATGCCAATGCATGTGGTAGACACAATGATGGCATCTCCAACGCTGTCTCCTAAAATGGAGACACTGTTTGTTTGCGGACTAGTCTGGTCCACTCTATAGACATTGATACCAGAGCCAGCGATCTAACCGCAACCCCGATGTCTGTCCAAGTCTGGAGACATTCATTTCAAATACATAGTAAGATGGAGCAAATGAAAGTGCAGCGTTCATAGCGCCCAATCAGAACCAACAGGAGGTGGATTTTCATAGTTTTTACATGTGTCCGATCATTATTGTTTCGGCCCCGTTGTCCGTGCAAAAAACCGGCATTTTTGTCCTGCCAGATCAGTTGTCTAAGCCTTCTCGCTCACTCTGCCGCTGCCGCTGGCTCGTCCTCATGCGCCGCCGCTTTCTCAGCATCCCCCATCTTGTCCGTCAAGGAACTCAACGTCTTGACACGGCCCACTTGCAAGATCGTCGCTGCATGGGGATTCAACTTATGGATCTTCATAATCAACATTTTTGTCTCCTCCCAAGCGGCCGCAAGCTCATCTCTCCTCTTTTTGAGATCGGTCTTTTTCTCTTAAAGGTTCTTCTTCTCGGCCGCCGACATCAAGATGGTAAACCTCTCTATCTTCTTTTCCTCCTTCTTTCCAAGATGCCCTTGAAGCTCTCCGTCATCTTTGACGCTGACCTCCACTCCAAACACGATGCGAGGAAGACCCCTACCGCCGTTGTTGGCCGCACGGGCTTCACATGGCGGCAGCCTTTGGTGTCACCACAGCAAACTAGGGATGCAATGGTGGTTCCTACAGTTTGAAAATGGGCGCCCCGCCTTGGGCTGGGGCGACGTGATGGAAAGAGGTAGCTCTTCATATGGCTTGATTTTCTTCGGTATATCGGATTTAGATATATTTAGATGAAAGATCTCGATAATTTCTCCAAAAGGATGGATCACGTGAGAGATCTATCTTCATAAAAAATGCTAGACCTACTTACGACCTACGTAAAGTTAGGTAACTTGCCTTAACTTTTCTCAAACGGGGGTGGGGCCCCTTCCCTTATTTCCTCTACCAAAACATGGCACCTAATCAGTTATGTTAATTACATAGAAATCCTTACATAGATGTAGCATTACTGCCATCTTCATTTATCCGATCAAATCAGCCCGACATCACTTGCAGGTGCAGCTTGTGTACTCCCGCATGGCTAGTCCATGCATAAGCTTAACTGCTTGAGTATGGCGCCATTCCCCTTGGTTACATGGATGTAGACAAAAGCGGTGGATCAAGTGACCTACGTAAATATATTAGCATCACTCTGAGTGGATCTTACTGCAGCTAGCGTGGAGGCCCACTGTCCtctttcattttttattttttggcgACCAAAACATTGGGAGCACTATGTGTCGATCTAGTGCAGTTAGCATCAATATATTTAGAGCTAGTTAGTTTTTCTTGCATCACACCTCCTTTTATTCTGAAAGGGAAAGCGGTGGTGGCCTTAAAAGCGCAGCACACACAGAAGAGGTTGGCAGTTTGAAAAGGGGTGCCTCCGCCCTGGGCTGGGGCGATGCGAGGGAAAGAGGTAGCTCTTCATATGGCTTGATTTTCTCAAGTATATCAGATTTACAAATGTCTAGATGAAAGATCTCGATAATTTCTCTAGATGGATGGATCACGCGAGAGATCTGTCTTCATCCATCCGATCATATCAGCCCGACATCTGCATGGGCTTCCACGAAGGTTTGACTGCCATCACGTGCAAATGCATAAGCTTAACTGCTTGAGTATGGCGACATGCTCGTTGGTTACGTGGATGTAGACAAAAGCAGTGGATCAAGTGGCTCAGCTGCTACGTGGTGAATGCATGTGCATGCAACCTTGCCGCCAGATTATATTAGCATCACTCTGAGTGGATCTAATGCGGTTAGCGCGGTGTCCCATGCGTGGCGTGTCCTCCTTCATTCTCTATTTTATGGCGATGAAAATATTAGGAACACTGTGTGTCGATCTAGTGCAGTCAGCTTCATTATATCTAGAGCTAGTTAGCTTCATTCCTTGACGCCATTCATATAACTAAAATTGCTAAACACATTGGGAACACTAGTGCAGCTTTTCTTGCATCGCACCTCCTTTTATTCAGAAAGGGAAAGCGGTGGTGGCCTTAAAAGCGCAGCACACACAAAGAAGGTTGTGTGCTCGCACATGCAATACTAGGAGGAAAACGGAAATGATAATTAACCTTGTGAGAACACCTAGTTAAAACAAGATCGACCACCTAGTTAAAACCTTGTGAGAACAGACGATGCTGTCCGTTCAGGAGGCGGCAGCAACTTCTCGGCGACAATTGGTTTGTCAGGCAGAGGGTGTGTCCTCCGCTTGCACCCTCTTCCCACAGCGCCAGACGCATGGTGTTACACTACAGTCGCGGAACCAGTCGCAGTGTGGTTTCCCCACCGCCGTCAGCCCATCAACAGCTCCTCctcttgcttcttctccttgtgctaCCCCATGGACCGTCAGACGTGGGCACATATACTGGCAGTGCCTGTATCCGGGTGAGCCCACATCATAGTGTTTGCGGCAATACTCATCGCAGTTGCCCCCCGACAGTGCACCTGCAGCAGTCACATGCAGCACCGTCGCCATTGGGACATCAACCGCTCCTCGTCTTGCTTCTTCTCCTCCGGTTCCTCCATGGGCCACCAGCTGTGCGGCGTCCGGCATATTCTCAGCGTAGCAATCTTTGACACATTGGGTGTAGTCCAATTCCGGATGTTCACGGCAGGCACTGTAGCACCAGACTGGGTCGCTCAGACGGGCGACGGGGTCCTCTTGCTTCCCCTTCTCTTCTCCCTCGCCTCCGGTGCCCTCCGTCGGCATCGCCAGGAGACCAGCGCGCCCTGCAACTCCACCACCTCCTCTCGCTTGTTCTTGTCCTGTCACCCTGTGGGCCACGAAACACCATTTATTTGTAGCTATCATAAGTTCATAACTAAACGAAACAAAACTGATCCTGGCGACGCATGAAGCTCACAGGTCACAGCTTGAccgtcatttttatttgaaaaggAATCGAGTTAGCTAAGCTCATGCCGAACAAGGGCAGAACAGTACTACCTACCTCCCATACAAGCACTGATTGTAGCACGGTCCGAAGTCCAACCGTCCGGTGCACAACGCGGAGCAGTAGGCTGCATCCCCATGCTCTTCACCCAAGTGCCCGGCTTGCCCACCACCTTCCTTGCCCGCCGCATCGACGGCGACGAGCAGGGCTAAGCCCAGGACGACACACCACACAGCAAAGCCAGGGCTGCTGCGCTTCTTGTTGGAACACATACCCATGGCTGGATGTCTGGTGTTGAACTAATTTGCTATGGCTAACAACCCAACCCAAGATGGATGGATTGTGTAGATGAGCACACCGGTATATAAATAGGCCAGTGAAGCCAACTCGCTAGGTTTGGATGAATCTTGCTGCCGGTGTCCATCCGATCTGATCCGAACCGCCATCTGCGTGCGTGCAGTGCATGTGCATAGCTGCAGGAATCACACATCTACTTGCTTCAAAATCAACAACGTACAGTACAAGTTGCTAGATGATTAGATTAAAAAAATGTTTGCGCGCAGGGCCGGCCCTGGGGTATGGCCGCTGGGGCGACGGCCCAGGGCCCAGGCGAGAGAGGGGCCCATGATGGAGTATATACTATAGGCAGCAAAAAATAAGTAAAAAAAGtacaaaagaaaagaataagATGGGCTAGGCCCATCAGATAGCTAGCTAGCTATCGCCGATCGATTAGCGAACGCGAAGCGCCCTGAGTCGCGCTAGTTAGACTGATCGTTTTCCTTCGTAGGTTCGTCGACCTTGAACCATCGGCCTCCTTGCTCCGCGCATTACCGTGTCACCCTCGCCTCGGCCGGCGCTGGAGCTGTGCGCGCCGCACAGCAGTCCGGCAGCCCGACCATCCGGCATTCGGCAAGGGGCGCAAGGCGGCACCGCGACAATACCTATACATCCGGCTACATGGCCCACTACAAGCAAG containing:
- the LOC125514714 gene encoding uncharacterized protein LOC125514714, translating into MGMCSNKKRSSPGFAVWCVVLGLALLVAVDAAGKEGGGQAGHLGEEHGDAAYCSALCTGRLDFGPCYNQCLYGRVTGQEQARGGGGVAGRAGLLAMPTEGTGGEGEEKGKQEDPVARLSDPVWCYSACREHPELDYTQCVKDCYAENMPDAAQLVAHGGTGGEEARRGAVDVPMATVLHVTAAGALSGGNCDEYCRKHYDVGSPGYRHCQYMCPRLTVHGVAQGEEARGGAVDGLTAVGKPHCDWFRDCSVTPCVWRCGKRVQAEDTPSA